The nucleotide sequence CCAAAATCCGTGTCAGATGTTTTTCTTGTGGTGGCTGTTACacataaaagtttatttagttttgttCTGGCGGCGTTCATTCTGTTTTCGCTCCTCCTGCAAATAATTAAGAGCATTACTGGTATTGCCTTTAAACGGTGCAAAAGCAAAGgacataaatataatttcacaAACAGCTAGAGAACTTTGCAAAAAGTTTCATTGGCAGTTTTTGGAAATAAATATACTTCCCACAAGTGGTTTATATAGACCTAAGGATCCTAGCCTGACTGTGAAAGTACACTTATTGCCTTGGCTGCAGGAAATACCGTTTAAAATGGTTTTTCACATCGAATTTTATACTGGAAGCTTTTGCAAAGTGATCAGCATGTTTTCGAGGATAATCTGATTGAGCTATTTTGGGCAACTGGCTCCGGCTTGAGCTATCTTAAACCATGAAGGTCTTGAGCTGGGTAAGGGGGCTATATAACAACTGATCGTTGGGATAAACCCTTGTCGCGGAAACATACCTTTTGCGTCAGTATAATCAGCAAACGGCGGAACATGCTGAGTACATCGAAGAACAAATCTAAAGCGTGCTGCACCACATCTCGATTTCCGTTTCGGCACTTCTCCACAATGTTCTGTGTATCGTAGACGATGAAGGCAGCCATAACGAAAACGCCGACGTAAAGTTGAGTCTATAAGGAAAATAAGAATTTGTTAAGTATTAcaattatgaaatattcaGTTTTCAATGCCTTGGAATGGAAATTAGAAATTAGATTTAGAGGATACAAATTAATACGCAAATTAATGGGCACTCACCACTTGCACGAAGTAGGACTTGAAGACCATGTTAAAGAGACTCAGCAGCGCCATGGTGTTGATGACGCTAACCAGCATCCCACCCAGATAGAGGTACTTGCCCTGCTCGGCCAGAAGGGCGGACAAGGAGAGCGAGATGAAGGTGACGAAGGTGCCCGTAAGGGCAGACAGGATTATTGCCGGATTTATGCTGCATATATAGCCGAGGAGCGGTCCGAGCGTCTGGCCGGAGCAGAATCCGAAGGCGTAGAGCATGCCCAAACGTGTATAATAGTTCTTGCCGTCATCCTTGTAGAAGTGCAGACCCAAGACCAGGACTAGAGTGGCCACCGCCGCCAGGACTCCAAGATCGAGAAAGTCACGCATCTGAAGCATGGCTCCCATGGCCGTGGCAGCGGCAGTGCTGCCCAGGACCATGTAAACCTTAGACAGGTGCTCGCGCACATAGGGCTCACTGAAGGAAATAAAAGGAGGACTATTAGTTTCAAGGTCCATCGATCCGATGGACAACTGTTGATGTGGTTGGATACCAAAACAACACGTCAGTGCAACGCACTTGGACCCCAACCTCTAAGGGGGTGACCCATCGGCATGTAATACTTACTAACGGTCACCGAGCCCGTTCATGAAGGTCTGGAAACGGTCGTTGATGTAATTCGCAGTATCTGCCATTGTAGTCTTTTTCGCACTTGCTCTTGCTAGTTTCCAGTAATATTACACATAAGTTTGTCAAACGGAGGAGTGAATTAGAACTGTTTGCACTGATGTTTTAAAACTGACTGTTTACTTTGTAAGGCCTACTCGGCTCTATTTTCTTGCCTTTTCTTTCTGTATTTCACGAAATCTGTTTTATCAGCTTTTAGTGTTGGATAAGTTGCTATAGGTTAGTGCTGACGACGTGGTCTTTTTACAGCTACATTTAGATTTGAACTTTATGCTCGTATTCATTATTAAACTCACCGTATACACATAAATACTTGTACAACATACTATAAATTAAGTTTAACATATAATCCTgttaattgaataaataaataatactcCAGttcaattttgtataaatcttttggattttataccagccttttttttttcaaaactaGAACACCGTCAGCACTGTTGATAAGGTGGTGTTTTCGACAATTGCCCACCTGAGTCAGTGTTGGGTAAACGGACATTTTTCGAACTTCCAGATGATTCTATGACGTGTTTTTCGGTTGCGCGCGCTGCCTACTTTCCATTTGAAAAGCAACGAAGTTCGAAACGACTagtaaatgttttttttatttcgcgcTAGATCCAAAAACAAGGTAATTGGCGTATTTTCTAAAAACATTGTACATGGTAAATAATAAACTATGGCAAATTGGGCGACTAGGTGCTGTTACTTGTCcataaaacaagaaaactcTAAAAATTCTATAGTGTATATATAGGGTCCCAGAAGAATGGG is from Drosophila melanogaster chromosome 3L and encodes:
- the BI-1 gene encoding Bax Inhibitor-1, isoform A — protein: MADTANYINDRFQTFMNGLGDRYEPYVREHLSKVYMVLGSTAAATAMGAMLQMRDFLDLGVLAAVATLVLVLGLHFYKDDGKNYYTRLGMLYAFGFCSGQTLGPLLGYICSINPAIILSALTGTFVTFISLSLSALLAEQGKYLYLGGMLVSVINTMALLSLFNMVFKSYFVQVTQLYVGVFVMAAFIVYDTQNIVEKCRNGNRDVVQHALDLFFDVLSMFRRLLIILTQKEERKQNERRQNKTK
- the BI-1 gene encoding Bax Inhibitor-1, isoform B, which produces MADTANYINDRFQTFMNGLGDRYEPYVREHLSKVYMVLGSTAAATAMGAMLQMRDFLDLGVLAAVATLVLVLGLHFYKDDGKNYYTRLGMLYAFGFCSGQTLGPLLGYICSINPAIILSALTGTFVTFISLSLSALLAEQGKYLYLGGMLVSVINTMALLSLFNMVFKSYFVQVTQLYVGVFVMAAFIVYDTQNIVEKCRNGNRDVVQHALDLFFDVLSMFRRLLIILTQKLKTFMV